One Ostrinia nubilalis chromosome 4, ilOstNubi1.1, whole genome shotgun sequence DNA window includes the following coding sequences:
- the LOC135071490 gene encoding integrator complex subunit 12-like — protein MSSIDFDPSIKLCLKYLHSSAPDSTEQLRLTLDDIIRQTYGNSKTLGNVLPKKYLADEKMGSPRSKHKSDKASSSKTVPIPQQSPQQIQIPERENDDGSVMDGELAFDLLEEDLTCAVCRQIAVQAGNRLVECDACHALYHQDCHKPVISDNDMGTDWQCASCLSSQGFSAGYPSKVTSEAKSPTRISGSTTPVKISSSSSSSSSPSKVVTPNINIISADKRLQNMKKKAAKQHEKKKSSK, from the exons aTGTCTTCTATCGACTTTGATCCGTCTATAAAATTgtgtctaaaatatttacattccaGTGCTCCTGATTCAACCGAGCAGTTAAGGTTAACTCTCGATGATATTATTAGGCAGACTTACGGCAATTCTAAGACCTTGGGCAATGTTTTGCCGAAGAAATATTTGGCTGATGAGAAGATGGGATCTCCTAGATCGAAGCATAAAAGTGATAAAGCTTCTAGTAGTAAGACAGTTCCCATTCCACAGCAAAGCCCTCAGCAAATACAGATCCCTGAGCGAGAGAATGATGACGGGTCTGTGATGGATGGCGAGCTGGCCTTCGACCTTTTAGAAGAAGATTTGACCTGTGCAGTGTGCAGGCAAATAGCTGTTCAGGCTGGCAACCGCTTAGTTGAGTGTGATGCCTGTCATGCTCTGTATCATCAG gacTGCCACAAGCCGGTAATAAGTGACAACGATATGGGCACTGATTGGCAATGTGCATCGTGTCTTTCGTCTCAGGGGTTTTCTGCTGGATATCCAAGCAAGGTTACATCTGAGGCCAAGTCCCCTACTCGCATATCCGGATCAACCACACCGGTTAAGATTTCATCGAGCAGTTCCTCTTCTTCGTCCCCATCTAAAGTTGTTACCCCTAATATCAATATAATATCAGCTGATAAACGTCTCCAGAACATGAAGAAGAAAGCAGCAAAGCaacacgaaaagaagaaaagCTCGAAATAA